In a single window of the Ruminococcus albus 7 = DSM 20455 genome:
- the nrdG gene encoding anaerobic ribonucleoside-triphosphate reductase activating protein — protein MYYGEIKNCDIADGIGVRVSLFVSGCRHHCEGCFNAMTWDFDYGKPFTEETEDQLLEMLSCEYIDGLTLLGGEPMEPENQRVLAPFMRRVKEKYPEKSIWCYTGCVLEDELLHESPWRCECTDEMLSMIDVLVDGRFILAKRNISLGFRGSDNQRIIDLKSTLKTGKTITIDLD, from the coding sequence ATGTACTACGGAGAAATAAAAAACTGCGATATCGCGGACGGCATAGGTGTAAGAGTCAGCCTGTTCGTCTCGGGATGCAGGCACCACTGCGAGGGCTGTTTCAATGCTATGACATGGGATTTTGATTACGGAAAACCATTTACCGAGGAAACCGAAGATCAATTACTGGAAATGCTTTCTTGTGAATATATCGACGGACTTACTCTGCTGGGAGGTGAACCTATGGAACCGGAAAATCAGCGAGTTTTAGCACCTTTTATGCGAAGGGTCAAAGAAAAGTATCCCGAGAAAAGTATATGGTGCTACACCGGTTGTGTGCTAGAAGATGAGCTTCTTCACGAAAGTCCGTGGCGATGTGAATGTACCGACGAAATGCTTTCAATGATCGATGTACTGGTTGACGGCAGATTTATTCTTGCAAAAAGAAATATATCACTGGGTTTCCGTGGTTCGGATAATCAGCGGATCATCGATCTGAAATCCACTCTGAAAACAGGCAAAACTATCACCATAGATCTCGACTGA
- a CDS encoding GNAT family N-acetyltransferase, translated as MVELRPVDKNNIDDVLTLEVHEYQKSYVSTVAESLAQAYAYNDNAYPFAVYSGDEIVGFIMMGYYEVKQYYTLWKFLIDKDHQRRGYGRQALALGIKFLKDRFDVDSVYTGVVPGNAVANRLYRSVGFVPTGLIELGMEEMRLVLSQEGQ; from the coding sequence ATGGTAGAGCTAAGACCTGTTGACAAGAACAATATCGATGATGTGCTGACTCTGGAAGTTCATGAATACCAGAAAAGCTATGTTTCAACTGTGGCAGAATCTTTGGCACAGGCTTATGCCTATAATGATAATGCATACCCATTTGCGGTGTACAGCGGCGATGAAATAGTGGGATTCATAATGATGGGTTACTACGAGGTCAAGCAATATTACACTTTGTGGAAATTCCTCATAGATAAAGACCATCAGCGCAGGGGCTATGGCAGACAGGCACTCGCTCTTGGAATAAAATTCCTCAAAGACAGGTTCGATGTCGATTCTGTTTATACAGGAGTAGTCCCAGGCAATGCAGTCGCAAACCGATTGTACCGTTCGGTAGGATTCGTACCAACCGGGCTTATCGAACTTGGAATGGAAGAGATGCGACTTGTACTTTCACAGGAAGGACAGTGA